The Blautia pseudococcoides genome segment ATTACAGAAAATATTAGAAGCACACAAGAAATGGATTAACAGTAAAGACGATGGTGTAAGAGCCAACCTGAGAAGAGCCGACCTGGACTTCTCGTGCTGGCCATTGTGGTGCGGAAGTCTTGCAGTCAAGGTGTGCAAGCGTATTGCTGTGCAATTGGCATACCACTTTTGCAGGCTAGATTGTGATGACCCAGAGTATATAGCGGCCCGCAATGCGATACTTGACTTCGCAAATCAGTTCCACCGCGTAGGTGAGTGTGGGAAATTAGAAAAAAGATAAGGAGGAGAAAACACTATGACATTTAAAGAAAAATTGCAACAGGAACATCCGGTATTAGTAAATGAGAAATGGCAGGGGGGATGTAATGGTTGCCCAGAGACATATGGGTACGAAGCAGAAAGCGATTGCCTAGCATTAGATGATGTAACGGACGAAGACAGGGAAAGACTTTGCGCAGAGTGCTGGGACCGGGAAATGCCGGAGGAGGAGAAAGGGGAAAATGAATAATCTGATATTAGATTGTATCGAAGCAATTGAGAACGATATGGATGACGGATATCTGGTAGACGAAGACAGCCGCCTGAAATTTGCCCTTAGATATCTGGCAAACGATGAAGAAATCAGTGAGCTTTACGAACTTATAAAAACTGGAAAAGCCCCTGGCGCCGGGAAGCAATCAGGGACTTGATAAAAATAACTCACTCTAATTATAGAGGGAAAACAGGAGGAAAGTCAAGATGGAAAACAAGATAGAAGTGCCGTTACATGAATATGAAGAGCTGATCAGGGATTCAGAGAAGCTGAGAATCATAGAGGAAAATGTAATATGCACCAGAGGGAACTGTGTTGATAAAAATTTTATCATGCAGGTTATTGGCAGAAAGCATGACTGCATAGAGCCGCCGATACCTATCGTCAGAACCATGGCAGGCCATATCAAAGAGTCACTTATTGATAGGGCATTTCATGAAGACGTTGCAGAAGAACTGAAAAAGCAGATAAAAGAGGAGGATTTGAAATGCGAGCAGAAACTGGTATAAGAGCAGATTGTAATACAAGTACAAACGTTATCGACCTTTTAATGGCTAACAAGAGTCCTGTAGAGATTTGCGGAATTATCAATAAACTCCTGAATTGCCTGCTGTTTGATGGGATAGAGGTACAGGATGGGGATAACCCCGGAGACGGGTGTCTGGATTATATCACGTATAATCCTGATGATGATACATTGTATTTTTTTACAAAGGATTTAGGGAGGTAGAGACATGGATTACATGACAAACGCAAATGATTTTACACAGGTACAGCCTCAAACCCGAAATACTCAAACCGAGATGATGATAAGCCGTCAGGCACAGGAGGTACAGGCTGCTATGGTGATCGCCAAGAAGTTTCCCCGGGATGAGGTGGAGAGCTTCAACCGGATACTGCGAGTCTGCCAGCGTAAAAGGCTGGCCGAGGGAGCTATGTATGAGTATCCCAGGGGCGGCACAAAGGTCACTGGCCCTTCCATTCGGCTTGCAGAGGCTATGGCCCAGAACTGGGGAAACATAGATTTCGGCATACTGGAGCTGGAACAGAAGAGCGGTGAGAGCCAGGTGATGGCATATGCCTGGGATCTGGAGACGAATACCAGGCAGACGAAAGTATTCAGCGTGCCACATATGAGAGGAACTAAAAGAGGCAACGTTCCGCTTACTGACCCTCGTGACATCTATGAGATGGTCGCCAACCAGGGAGCCAGAAGGCTGAGGGCCTGCATCCTGGGTGTCATTCCTGGAGATGTGGTGGACGCGGCAGTGGAGGAATGTCAAAAGACATTGGTAAGCGGCAATACAGAGCCATTGATAGACCGCGTAAGGAAAGGCATTAAGTTATTTGAGGACAAGTTCTCAGTCACTAAACAGATGATAGAGAAATACATAGGCTGTAAAACAGAAGCATTCAGCGAGAACGACATGCTCCGCTTAAATAATGTATACCGTTCTCTTCGGGATGGAATGGCGAAGCGTGAAGATTATTTCGAGATCACACCACCTGTTGATGAAAAAGAAGTCCAGAATCCATTTGACGGGAAAAACAGCGAACAGAAGAAAGAAGAAGCCAGAGAAGAAAAAAGTGAAGGAGCGGTGACAAATGGAGAAGAATCTGACAGCGGACAATTATTACTCCCCGGAACAGAACAGTAGATTCTTTTCGGTATCGCAGTACAAGGACTTTATGAAGTGTGAGGCTGCGGCGATGGCAAAGATTAGAGGTACCTATAAACAGCCAGTCACAAAAGCTCTTCTGGTAGGCTCTTTCGTAGATTCTTATTTCGAGGGGACACTGGATGCGTTTGTCCGGGATAATCCTGCGGTATTTACTCGTAAAAATGAGCTTCGCAGCGAGTTCCGCAAGGCTAATGAGATTATTTTCAGGATTAGGTCAGACTCCCTCTTTATGAGGTTCATGAGCGGTGAGAAACAACGGATAATGACATTTGAGCTGTTTGGAACCCCGTGGAAAATGAAGATGGACAGCTATCTGGAGGAGATATGTATCACGGATCTGAAAGTGGTTGCAAATTTCCGTACTATGCCATTCTGGCGGTACGACCTGCAGGGAGCTCTGTACCAGAAAGGTGTGGAGATTGTAACGGGCCAGTTATTGCCGTTTTATTTGGCAGTGGCCACGAAAGAGCGGGTACCTGATCTGGATATATTCCAGGTGCCTCAATCCACACTGGATCTGGCGCTGAAAGAGATGGAAGAGAACATGCCCCGTTTCCTGGCCGTTAAAGCGGGTATGGAGCCGCCCAGATGTTGTGGTAAGTGCGATTACTGTAAGAGCATAAAGGCTGCCAGGATACGAAATTACAATGAATTGCTGGAGGATAGAGGATGAAACTGATAAAGATTTTAAGCGACCGGATACAGATAAAGACGGACGAGTTTGAGTTTTCTGACGCCCGGATTAACGACCTGATATCTGTCTCTGATGGGAAAGTAACCCTTGTGACCACAGTCACATCCCTGACAGATACCGATACATCCCCGGGACTTGGGGATGATGACTATATCGCACAGCCAGAAAGTGTCAAGGTGATTGAGTGCTCCATTATTGGGAGTCTGAAAAATGGAAGGTTTAATAAAGCGATAGACGAGTACCCGGTTACGGATATTGAGGCAGAAGGCATCACCCCGAAACAGTTCGCCGCTATGATAGGCGGCAAGAAGTCTGGCTTCCAGATTGGTAAGTATTGCACTTATGACTGTCCGGCTCTGGTGGATGGAAATAAGTTCTTTCAGCGCCATGCCTGTATTGTCGGCAATACTGGTTCAGGTAAGTCTGAGACGGTAGCCAAGATCCTGGAGGAGGCGGCGAAGCTGCCAGGCACTAACATAGTTGTCTTTGATATCCATGGTGAGTACAGCAACATATCTTACGTGGATAATATCAAATTTGGCGAAGACATAGATTTTCCAATCTGGATGTTAGGCCTGCGGGACATGGCCGCCAATATCCTAAAAATAAAAGAGGACTCTGCAACCGTCGCTATGTCGGCTTTGCGTAAGAGCTACCACAGGATTTGCCCGGATGGAAATGAGGGCAAACCAGTCTGGTTTGATTACAAAGCATTACTGGCAAAGATGCAAGAGTTAAATACACAGGAGGTAAATACCGGAGACGTGTACAAATCCGGTGATAAAGCCGGGATGTATAAGACTGTGAAAGGAGAGCTCAATGGCAAACTGACAGGAACTGTGAATGCCATGGAGGCAAAACTCAGTGATAAACGATACTCCTTTCTATTTGCT includes the following:
- a CDS encoding PD-(D/E)XK nuclease-like domain-containing protein encodes the protein MEKNLTADNYYSPEQNSRFFSVSQYKDFMKCEAAAMAKIRGTYKQPVTKALLVGSFVDSYFEGTLDAFVRDNPAVFTRKNELRSEFRKANEIIFRIRSDSLFMRFMSGEKQRIMTFELFGTPWKMKMDSYLEEICITDLKVVANFRTMPFWRYDLQGALYQKGVEIVTGQLLPFYLAVATKERVPDLDIFQVPQSTLDLALKEMEENMPRFLAVKAGMEPPRCCGKCDYCKSIKAARIRNYNELLEDRG
- a CDS encoding ATP-binding protein — translated: MKLIKILSDRIQIKTDEFEFSDARINDLISVSDGKVTLVTTVTSLTDTDTSPGLGDDDYIAQPESVKVIECSIIGSLKNGRFNKAIDEYPVTDIEAEGITPKQFAAMIGGKKSGFQIGKYCTYDCPALVDGNKFFQRHACIVGNTGSGKSETVAKILEEAAKLPGTNIVVFDIHGEYSNISYVDNIKFGEDIDFPIWMLGLRDMAANILKIKEDSATVAMSALRKSYHRICPDGNEGKPVWFDYKALLAKMQELNTQEVNTGDVYKSGDKAGMYKTVKGELNGKLTGTVNAMEAKLSDKRYSFLFAPYGQEYLYELMQEIMGGDKPVKNIDLSGIPHDVAIPVIGALTKLIYDIQRTGSTYNPITLVCDEAHVYIPDNFQLSASERRMVEIFEDIAKEGRKFGITLFAASQRPSELNRTIMAQCANFIVGKLNNENDKTMIKGMLPDGNESVIDSTTMFSPGDVLIVGDASPIPLKIHVQLAKERPQSRTIDFWDEWKKKRSTDYTEQIKEYMEN